In the genome of Caloenas nicobarica isolate bCalNic1 chromosome 37, bCalNic1.hap1, whole genome shotgun sequence, one region contains:
- the TIMM50 gene encoding mitochondrial import inner membrane translocase subunit TIM50, protein MAAAAAACGVRGVRAALGARRVRSALGRAHSGAAGAAGASGASGATAEVLRERLRRHQVPEGPPGRQEEEEAERQRRERVARARRVALRLAGLLGAGGGVAIVYIFGTNAVDEHGAKIPDEFDADPVGIQQLRRTYKYFKDYRQMIIEPTSPKLLPDPLRDPYYQPPYTLVIELTDVLLHPEWSLVTGWRFKKRPGIESLLQQLAPLYEIVVFTSETGMTAFPLIDSIDPHGFVSYRLFRDATRYMDGHHVKDISCLNRDPAKVVVVDCRRESFCLQPFNGLALPRWDGSSDDRALYDLAAFLKTIALSGVEDVRTVLENYALEEDPLAAFKRRRTQLEEEEQQRLAEQKPAGLFLGGLAGRFWPRSKQQ, encoded by the exons atggcggcggcggctgcggcctGTGGGGTCCGCGGGGTCCGGGCCGCCCTCGGGGCCCGGCGGGTCCGCTCCGCGCTGGGCCGGGCCCACAGCggcgccgccggggccgccggggcctCCGGGGCCTCCGGGGCCACCGCCGAGGTGCTGCGGGAGCGGCTGCGGCGGCACCAG GTCCCCGAGGGCCCCCCCGggcggcaggaggaggaggaggccgaGCGGCAGCGCCGGGAGCGGGTGGCGCGGGCGCGGCGGGTGGCGCTGCGGCTggcggggctgctgggggccggcggcggcgtCGCCATCGTCTACATCTTCG GCACCAACGCGGTGGACGAGCACGGGGCCAAG ATCCCCGATGAGTTCGATGCCG ACCCCGTGGGCATCCAGCAGCTCCGCAGGACCTACAAATACTTCAAGGACTACAGGCAG atGATCATCGAGCCCACCAGCCCCAAACTGCTCCCGGACCCCCTGCGCGACCCCTATTACCAGCCGCCCTACACCCTGGTGATCGAGCTCACCGACGTGCTCCTGCACCCCGAGTGGTCG CTCGTCACCGGTTGGCGTTTCAAGAAGCGCCCGGGGATCGAGagtctcctccagcagctcgCGCCGCTCTACGAAATCGTCGTGTTCACCTCGGAAACCGGGatg acCGCGTTCCCCCTCATCGACAGCATCGACCCCCACGGCTTCGTCTCGTACCGCCTGTTCCGCGACGCCACGCGCTACATGGACGGGCACCACGTCAAG GACATTTCGTGCCTCAACAGAGACCCGGCCAAGGTGGTGGTCGTGGATTGTCGCCGCGAGTCCTTTTGCCTGCAGCCGTTCAACGGGCTGGCGCTGCCGCGCTGGGACGGCAGCTCCGACGACCGCGCGCTCTACGACCTCGCCGCCTTCCTCAAAA CCATCGCCCTCAGCGGGGTGGAGGACGTGCGGACGGTGCTGGAGAACTACGCGCTGGAGGAGGATCCGCTGGCGGCGTTTAAACGGCGCCGGACGCAGCTGGAGGAG gaggagcagcagcgtTTGGCGGAGCAGAAGCCGGCGGGGCTGTTCCTGGGGGGCCTGGCCGGGCGGTTCTGGCCGCGCTCCAAGCAGCAGTGA
- the DLL3 gene encoding delta-like protein 3 — protein sequence MGLGGSLRSEPAEPPERTGPPDPPPMAALLPRAFLPPLLILLCAPPVSLTRGAVGGAGAAGAVSAGGPVRGRPPSCRLVFRLCLRPPGGGGCTLGVTHSPPGPPPAPGTPRILRLPFAFPWPGTVSLVIESWRLEEPEGSGGPPRRRFLGRAVTRQHLVPGGPWTGGGPGGGLRFRTRLRCRPPARPPRCAPPRPPRRGCREPCAPPGTNGSAGTNGGSCGGPGSDSPGPPCDPPRPAAPESPGAPGVSPVALGPESPGVSPVALVAPAAPESPGVSPGVSPGVSPGVSPVSPVSPCALGPCFNGGSCTPVAGGTGTGYSCRCPPGYRGANCERRADRCAQSPCLNGALCRDTPRGPSCRCPPGFWGPRCEHNRDDCTPNPCANGGTCQDGANSFSCSCTLGYAPPRCHRADDCTPNPCAHGGTCYTHISGHVCACPPGFMGPRCQEEVGGPPPAPRPRWRPPPPPAPLALALLLPLVLLAPGVGLALRRRRGGGDSNHAAEPGGDPAGSPPERERRPPRASATRV from the exons atgggtctgggggggtcgCTGCGCTCAGAGCCCGCGGAGCCCCCGGAGCGGACGggaccccccgacccccccccaATGGCTGCGCTGCTGCCCCGCGCCTTCCTCCCccccctcctcatcctcctctgtGCCCCCCCCGTGAGCCTCACCCGGGGGG CCGTCGggggtgctggagctgcgggtGCTGTCAGCGCGGGGGGGCCCGTGCGGGGACGCCCCCCCTCCTGCCGCCTCGTTTTCCGGCTCTGCCTGCGCCCCCCCGGGGGGGGCGGCTGCACTTTAGGGGTCACTCacagcccccccgggcccccccccgccccggggaccccccgaATTCTCCGTCTGCCCTTTGCTTTCCCATGGCCG ggcACCGTGTCCCTCGTCATCGAGTCCTGGCGACTGGAGGAGCCCGAAGGATCCGGGG ggcccccccggcGCCGTTTTTTGGGGCGCGCGGTGACGCGGCAGCACCTGGTCCCGGGGGGGCCCTGGacggggggggggcccggggggggccTGAGGTTCCGCACCCGCCTGCGCTGCCGCCCCCCCGCGCGCCCCCCCCGCTGcgcgcccccccggcccccccgcc ggGGGTGTCGGGAaccctgtgccccccccggcACCAACGGCAGCGCCGGCACCAACGGGGGCTCCTGTGGG GGTCCCGGCAGCGACTCCCCGGGGCCACCGTGTGACCCCCCCCGGCCGGCGGCACCGGAGTCACCGGGAgccccgggggtgtccccggtgGCCCTGGGACCCGAAtccccgggggtgtccccggtgGCCCTGGtggccccggcagccccggaaTCCCCGGGGGtttccccaggggtgtccccaggggtgtccccgggggtgtccccggtgtccccggtgtccccgtgcGCCCTCGGGCCGTGTTTCAACGGCGGCTCCTGCACCCCCGTCGCGGGGGGAACCGGGACCGGCTACAGctgccgctgcccccccggctaCCGGGGGGCGAACTGCGAGCGGCGGGCGGATCGGTGCGCGCAGAGCCCGTGTCTCAACG gcgCCCTCTGCCGCGACACCCCCCGCGGCCCCTCGTGCCGCTGCCCCCCGGGCTTCTGGGGCCCCCGCTGCGAGCACAACCGGGACGACTGCACCCCCAACCCCTGCGCCAACGGGGGCACCTGCCAGGACGGCGCCAACAGCTTCTCGTGCAGCTGCACGCTGGGCTACGCGCCCCCCCGCTGCCACCGCGCCGACGACTGCACCCCCAACCCCTGCGCCCACGGCGGCACCTGCTACACCCACATCTCGGGCCACGTCTGCGCCTGCCCCCCCGGCTTCATGGGCCCGCGCTgccaggaggaggtgggggggccccccccggccccccggccgCGCtggcgccccccgccccccccggcgccCTTGGCCttggcgctgctgctgccgctggtgctgctggcgcCGGGGGTGGGGCTggcgctgaggaggaggaggggggggggggacag CAACCATGCGGCAGAGCCGGGGGGGGACCCCGCCGGGAGCCCCCCCGAGAGGGAGCGGCGGCCGCCACGCGCGTCCGCGACGCGG GTTTGA